In Phoenix dactylifera cultivar Barhee BC4 chromosome 1, palm_55x_up_171113_PBpolish2nd_filt_p, whole genome shotgun sequence, the genomic stretch AAATTTTTAGGTTTATTTTTGAGTTGGTTTCTTGAGCTAAACTTGTTGGCAGGTATTCCTTGATGAGACTGGGACAGCTACCACATTAACCAGAAGcaagtggctaagaggaaggAAGATGGGTGCAAAAGATGAGGTGGAGAAGACACCTGAGGTGGAAGCGAAGGGCCCAATGAACACAGGTGCAAACCCTTCTGTTGGAAAATATGATCATGGAGGGAAGAGGGAGTTGAAATTAGAGAGTGGGTTGAGTGCTAGAAGCATCCCTTCCAGGGTCAAATTGGTTGATCTGATACCACTCAGTTCTGACTATCGTGCCCCCAAAACCCACCCCCCAAAGAACAACTGAAGGAAAAGGCTCCTATGCCACTAACTTGCAGATTAggctttcttttgattttgtttttctccACACATCTTAGTGACAAAAGAAGAGAACCTCATAGTGTATTTGTATGAAATCGGCTTTTGATGCTTAAAGGAATCTCTTTTTCCCCCTACATATATACCAAAAAGCCCTGAAGTTTATGATGTATGGTAACAATCAGATGTTACTTCTGAAAATTGGAAAGCATGATTTAGGGTTGGAGAcaccaatttttatttttggaagagtacaaaattcatcaaccagCTACAAAAATATGCCAAATATTTACAGTTGTGGATGGTTGGCATGTGTTCGCAAGCAACGGAAGGAATTCTAATATGGGCATAAGTCAGGGATGGTTCTCCTCCTATTTGAAgtatatatttgattttttggATGCAGGAAAGCCTAGGAACTCTTCAAAGAAGTTATTGAGGTCATCAAGAATGAACGAACATGACAAggtctttctctccctctctcattCACCCCCACTACTCGCTCACACTCACACAATAACATATTTCAGTTTACATAGTTTGGAATCCTTACCCAGGCAATTTAGGGATAAACAATGTCACATGAACTGTTTTCGCTAATAAAAGCAACCAAAACTATTACTACTGCAATCCCAAACTCCTTTTGCTACTCCAAAATATTTTGTTTAATCATGATTTTCATGATTTCTAACCTCTCCAATcaatattctctctctttctctctctcaaggGGGACAGGCTCCAATCAGTAATCACTAACATGTACATTCTCTTTCGTTTTTTCCAACTCAGGATAATATCTCCTCGCCGGAGGCGAACCCATCAATAGCAGTCAGCATGAATTCTAAAGGGAGTTCCCATGGGAGCCTAAAACACTCAAGTAATCAAGAACGCTGCCCCCAAGTCTTTGTAACATCCTCAACTCATGGTAGCTTGGGATTACCACCAGGGGGAGCATTATCAGCCTCCCATGGATCTCATGATGCATTTCAGACAATTGATATACAAAAACATCAAGATGCAGTGACTGAGATGTTCAACATGCTGAACAAAGATTACGCAGCGAGGGCCCGTCGCAAGCCTCCAATCAACAATGATATACCACTAAAGGATATTGATGTGGAACCCTAGCTAGTTGTATGAACGGTATTTTAGATAGGGTGACCTCTCTTCTACTTCTTATTATTACCCTTACTTAGATAAACAGGGCCTAGGTTAGATTTGTTTTTGGCTAGTCAATAATAGAAACCCAGACATATATAAGCTGTTCAATATATAATGCCTCTAAGCCTCCTAGTCCAGTCTTGGTTACATTGAAACATCTACTGAGAATTGGGCAATTTTGGCCATAAGTGAGGTTGAGGTTTGTACTAAGTCTCCAACTTTAGACTTGAAATGTTAGATAATTCTGAATATGCATCTTGTGAGCTACTTCTTCAGCATTGTTTATAATAGGGCAAATAATTtacatattaatttatgcagAGTATATTTGAAATGGATTTAGGATTCATAGAACATAGATATCTTACACAGGATGATGGCTgtgattcttcttcttcatttttcatGTTTGATTGTAAAGATGCCCTAAACCGATGTTTCATGCTTTTTAACAGATTTTGGTTTTCTGAGCAATATAAATACTATTGGGTTGTGATTACTCCTCAAAAAATCAGAATACCTGTTTGGTTACAAAGGTGGAGAATAGAAGTTTTTAGCATTAAATCATATGAAAGATGTAGGTATTCTGCTATCAAATCTATACTACTGCTTCAAGAAGTTCTTGATGCAACATATTGATTTAAGGTTTAAAAGATCCATTGTAAGATATGTTTGATGGAAGATGTGTAACCCTTTCTCctttcaaaaggaaaaaaaaaatgttccaactgtttcttaaatactgaatatTATGTATTTGAAATTTTGCAAGAGCCTGCATGCATGAAATTTGATCCAGCCTGTGATTCATAAGAATAGCAGGGAATATTTGTGATATCCCACTTGGTTAGTTCCTTAATTTCTGAAGatcaatcattttttttcttttcttttttcctttttttttgagaagaacTGTCGGGGCACGGCCCATTATTTCACaaaaatgatagaagaaacATCCATGTCAAGCACTTGGTGAAACACTATCCGAACAAGGAATTTCCTCCAATTGGCAGTCTGTTTGATCAGATCAATCCCCTACGTCTCAGAAAGATAAGCAGAAAAAGTTATACTTTTCGTAATCTTTATGTGAATGGTTTGTTCAGTGTTTGAAATACATGGTGGAGATGCAAGTGTTCTTATCAAGCTTCAGCCATTAAGCAGTGAGGAATGCTACAATGCTAATTAAGCAACAGTAACAACACTACCTATAAACATGGACATAGTTAATTCTCCAAGGTGAATCTTCTTTCATGCTTTATATTTCAATGTAGGGTTGCTAAAGGGGCCAAGACTGGGCTGAGCAAACCCAAGATTTAAATGCATCCAGCCCAGACTGCAGCCCtagtttctgaaaaaaaaattggatacaTAATGGAACATTAAGGGCAGGGTCTCCAAGAAAAGCAGTGCAATTGCATTGCAATTTGCAGCCCCATACGATCAAACAAATTGCTTTACGCTTGGAATTGTTTGTTTAAATATTTCAATCCAGACATGGAAGTGTAAGATAGAAAAATAGCTTGCGTTCTCTTTTAGGCTTTCACAACCATCTTTTACTACAGTGAGGAATCTCTAATGATCTTTTTTCCTGAAATGTGCTCCGATGATTTTTATGCAAGTAACTAAAAActctccttcctttttcttttctttcttctttttataaacaAACTCTTCTTTGTGTACTAGTTCTCAAATCCCAACCAATAATACTTGGATTTCACCATTTGGATGTATTGAAGCCATTAATAATGCTTCAATGCCAATTAAAATAAAGTTATATTATCTCTTGACACCAAATTCAAATTGGGCATTCCATTACTAACAATTTTCGGTGCACAATTTGTAAATATGTATCTCTTTACTAACACCTATATTTTGTGGGTCTCTCCCATCTCTCTTTATTAAGATAGAAATAAGAAAATGTATCTGTCATTGAGCATCTATTTAAAAGAAACTTTGTTTTGGCATTGCACTGAAAAGTGTTAGGATTTGTGTTTGTGTGGTTGTGAAAATGTTTGACTTGTGGGTATATCAAATTACATGCTAATTGGGTTTCTTCATTCTATTGCAAtagatatctttttttttaaaaaaaaatatctttaaattttaaaaGTCACAATTGAGGGCACTAATTGGTAGAGTCGGAAAAAACTCACCAGGCGTGGATTCCAATTACTTGGGTTCTATCCTGCCAACACTCCGATTTTGACTAGCCTTCCATGCTaacattcaaaaaattttaaagcTTAATTTTATAAGTGACCCCTTTTAGCTCAATTTTTTAAGTTGCCTTTTATACTAGCAAGATGTTTGAACATGTAGAAATAGAAGGTgacatttttttcattttctagtGAGTCAATGAGAAAATTTTGGTGATAGATTTATTCAAGTCATTAGCACTTCTATATACCATTTTTCATTATGATTCTGAATCTTTTGTTGAGTATTCCCTTTTCTTCAGAGTCGCATTATATTGAGATACAAGATCTAGTAATTTTGCTAATTCAAGATGTAATAACAGAATGCTACATGTATTGAAAAAGTTGGGTGAGGTAGGAAGAGAGCTTTGGTgtgaatatatataattataacataggaaaaaaaaaaatccatgccCCTTTGCTTCATACTTGAATTGGAGAAGCCGAGTCTCAAATCATACATCTTTTTTACATATTGGGGAACAACTAAtgatcagaaaaggcatcacaTGTACCAATAAATACCTTTATAATTTGGCGAACTCtttaaataaaaatgaaaacctCTATACTGAAGTATGAACATATATCTTAGTGGATTATTCATGATCATTTTTGCCTCTCAAGACATGCTGGTTCCATCAGTAAGGACCCTAATCAACTCCCTAACTATTTGGAGGTAAACTGAGGAAGCATATTAGCTCAAAATGAGCGTAATAAGCATCAATTcaacaacaataacaacaaaAATCTAGTGATTAATGACTGGAAGAATTGTTTTTTCCTTGGAGAAGAGATGAGTCGGGCTCTACCTaaggaaaagagaaaagcaaTAGAAAATTCATCATGACCTGCATCCATTTCTCTTGCATGGTTGCATGTAAACTAAGAGGCTATATGTAGCATATTTGTTTAGACGCTTCCAAACTATTCTTTCCTTGgataagatgatgttttgagtATTCATAGAATTACTAAAATGGGTGTTAACAAGTgccaataaaaattaattagatagcACATGAGGTACCTCACAAAGTATGACCTACAAAAAAGTATGATCTACTGTGTATCTTTTCCAAAATCATTGTCTAATGCAGTGTTATGATGTGAAGCATTTGATGTCTGACAAACAAAACTTGTAGGAAGTTGTTAGCTAGCATCCAATTGTCAAAAGTATCTCCTGTTACCCTAAAATTTGAGAGATAACATATAAAATAATCCATCAAAGATTAATTAAGTT encodes the following:
- the LOC120112596 gene encoding uncharacterized protein LOC120112596, with the protein product MGCMRFKIFLLGILLSFVALGDSFADVHHAIEMVGSNSKATGGDKVFLDETGTATTLTRSKWLRGRKMGAKDEVEKTPEVEAKGPMNTGKPRNSSKKLLRSSRMNEHDKDNISSPEANPSIAVSMNSKGSSHGSLKHSSNQERCPQVFVTSSTHGSLGLPPGGALSASHGSHDAFQTIDIQKHQDAVTEMFNMLNKDYAARARRKPPINNDIPLKDIDVEP